A genomic region of Strix uralensis isolate ZFMK-TIS-50842 unplaced genomic scaffold, bStrUra1 scaffold_539, whole genome shotgun sequence contains the following coding sequences:
- the LOC141939050 gene encoding LOW QUALITY PROTEIN: non-structural maintenance of chromosomes element 3 homolog (The sequence of the model RefSeq protein was modified relative to this genomic sequence to represent the inferred CDS: inserted 2 bases in 2 codons; deleted 1 base in 1 codon), translating to MSQRKRSRVSGSSQGDDEDFTLSQTPTNSQVRRNLERRSQDQVNQKVSELVQFLLIKDQKKIPSRGRVNILKKVIREYKDVYSEIVNRAGKTLQEVFGLQLVEIDTKHHIYILTSDLPRVEGENLHRDNQTAKLGLLIVILSFIFMKGNSPKTVSPPKNATLYPTSPLERHEVFGDVKKLVXREFVRQKYLEITPIPLTDPPXFKYQWGLRATKETSKKDVLRFVPR from the exons atGTCCCAGCGGAAGCGCAGCAGAGTCTCAGGCTCCTCTCAGG GGGACGATGAGGATTTCACGCTGAGCCAGACGCCGACGAACAGTCAGGTGCGGAGGAACCTGGAGAGGCGCTCGCAGGATCAGGTGAATCAGAAG gtGAGCGAGCTGGTTCAGTTCCTGCTCATCAAAGACCAGAAGAAGATCCCATCAAGAGGGCGGGTGA aCATCCTGAAAAAAGTCATCCGGGAATACAAAGATGTCTACTCGGAGATCGTCAACCGGGCGGGCAAGACCCTACAGGAG GTTTTTGGGCTGCAGCTGGTGGAGATCGACACCAAACACCACATTTACATCCTCACCAGCGACCTCCCCCGTGTG GAGGGGGAGAACCTGCACcg GGACAACCAGACGGCGAAGCTGGGGCTGCTCATCGTCATCCTCAGCTTCATCTTCATGAAGGGCAACTCGCCAAAGACAGTGAGCCCCCCAAAAAACGCCACCCTGTATCCCACATCCCCTCT GGAGCGACACGAGGTCTTCGGGGACGTCAAGAAGTTGG ACAGAGAGTTTGTGCGGCAAAA GTACTTAGAGATCACCCCCATCCCCCTGACAGACCCCC AATTCAAATACCAGTGGGGGCTACGGGCGACCAAGGAGACCTCCAAGAAGGACGTGCTGCGCTTCGTGCCAAGGTGA
- the LOC141939049 gene encoding LOW QUALITY PROTEIN: 6-phosphofructo-2-kinase/fructose-2,6-bisphosphatase-like (The sequence of the model RefSeq protein was modified relative to this genomic sequence to represent the inferred CDS: inserted 2 bases in 2 codons; deleted 1 base in 1 codon), translating to VLFIESICDDPAIIEENIKQVKLSSPDYKGCAQEAAVADFLQRIECYKTTYEPLDERLDSGLSYIKIFDVGLRYLVNRXQGHVQSRIVYYLMNIHVTPRAIYLSRHGESQLNRRGRIGGDAGLSPRGRQYAQALAQFIESQRIRELKVWTSHMKRTIETAEALGVPYEQWKALNEIDAGVCEEMTYEEIQERYPQEFALRDQDKYRYRYPKGESYEDLVQRLEPVIMELERQENVLVICHQXVMRCLLAYFLDKSADELPYLKCPLHTVLKLTPVAYGCEVESIFLNVEAVNTHRERPQNVDISRPPAEALVTVPEHY from the exons gttCTCTTCATCGAGTCCATTTGCGACGACCCCGCTATCATCGAGGAGAACATCAAG CAAGTGAAGCTGAGCAGCCCCGACTACAAGGGCTGCGCCCAGGAGGCGGCGGTGGCCGATTTCCTGCAGCGCATCGAGTGTTATAAAACCACCTACGAGCCCCTGGACGAGCGGTTGGACAG CGGGTTGTCTTACATCAAGATTTTCGACGTGGGGCTGCGGTATTTGGTGAACC TGCAGGGGCACGTCCAGAGCCGCATCGTCTATTACCTGATGAATATTCATGTCACCCCCCGCGCGATTTATCTGAGCCGCCACGGCGAGAGTCAGCTCAACCGGCGCGGGCGCATCGGGGGGGACGCGGGGTTGTCCCCGCGGGGACGGCAG TACGCCCAGGCCTTGGCCCAGTTCATCGAGAGCCAACGCATCCGGGAGCTGAAGGTCTGGACCAGCCACATGAAACGCACCATCGAGACGGCCGAAGCCCTG GGGGTCCCCTACGAGCAGTGGAAAGCCCTCAACGAGATCGACGCC GGGGTCTGCGAGGAGATGACCTACGAGGAGATCCAGGAGCGCTACCCCCAGGAATTCGCCCTCCGCGATCAGGATAAATATCGTTACCGCTACCCCAAAGGCGAg tcctaCGAGGATTTAGTGCAGCGGCTGGAGCCTGTCATCATGGAGCTGGAACGGCAGGAGAACGTGTTGGTCATCTGCCACC CCGTCATGCGCTGCCTGCTGGCTTATTTCCTGGATAAAAGCGCGG ACGAGCTGCCCTACCTCAAGTGTCCCCTACACACCGTGCTCAAGCTGACCCCCGTGGCTTACG GGTGCGAGGTGGAGTCCATCTTCCTCAACGTTGAAGCCGTTAACACCCACCGGGAGCGACCGCag AACGTTGACATCAGCCGCCCCCCGGCCGAAGCTTTGGTGACCGTCCCCGAGCACTAttga